From the Acidimicrobiales bacterium genome, the window CTGCGCTGGAGCAGTGCGACCGCCGCGAGGAGCCGCTCCGCGAGGGCGTCGTCGGCCGGTGCGTCTCGCACCGGCGGGTCGACTCGAGCGGCGGTCCTCGGTGGCACGCCCCGAGAATAGCTCTGTCGCAGAGCTACTCTGCGACAGAGGTGGCCTGGGGCGCTCGGCCCTCAGTGCGCGCGGTGACGGGCGGTGCCCGCCTCGAGCTCGGCCTCGGCCTCGGCACGCCCCAGCCAGGTGGCGCCCTCGACGTGCTTGCCGGGCTCGAGCGCCTTGTAGGTCTCGAAGAAGTGCTGGATGCGGTCCCGCTCGAAGGCCGGGATGTCCGCGAGGTCGCGCACGCCGTCGTAGCGGGGGTCGCCCGCCGGTACGCACACGAGCTTGTCGTCCGGGCCCTTCTCGTCGGTCATCTTGAAGAGCGCGACCGCCCGTGCGCGCACGACGCAGCCGGGGAAGGTCGGCTCCTCGACGAGGACGAGCGCGTCCAGCGGGTCGTCGTCGCGCCCGAGCGTGCCCTCCACGAAGCCGTAGTCGCTCGGGTAGACCATGGAGGTGAACAGGGTGCGGTCGAGGCGGATCCGCCCGGTCGAGTGGTCGACCTCGTACTTGTTGCGCTGACCCTTCGGGATCTCGATGACGACGTCGAACTCCACGGTCCCCTCCTCGGCGCGCCCTGGCGGCCCCGGCATGCTAGCGAGGAGCCTCAGCTCGCCGCCGCCTCGCGCAAGAGCGCGAGGAGCGGCTCGAGGAGCCCGTCGGCCGCGACGACGAGGGTCTCCTCGGGGACGCCGAGGCCGCGCACCTCGGCGGAGCGCGCGCCGGCCTCGCGGGCGACGAGGAGGCCTGCCGCGCTGTCCCAGGGCTTGAGGTGCGCTTCGTAGTAGGCGTCGAGGCGCCCGGCCGCGACGTAGCACAGGTCGAGCGAGGCGGCGCCCGAGCGCCGGAGGTCACGCACCGCCCCCGCGACGCGCGCGACGAGGCGCCCCTGGGCCGCGCGCGCCTCAGCGTCGTAGCTGAAGCCCGTGCCGACGAGCGCCTCGGCGAGGGCAGGCGCCCGCCGGGCGGCGAGCGGCCGGCCGTTCAGCGTCGCCCCGCCGCCGCGCGTGGCGCAGAAGGTCTCGTCGTGGGTGGGGTCGTGGACGACGCCGAGGAGCGGGCCGGACTCGTCGACGAGCGCGATCGACACGGCCCAGGCGGGGTAGGCGTAGACGAAGTTCGTCGTGCCGTCGAGCGGGTCGACGACCCAGGTGCGCCCCGAGCGCCCGACGAGCTCGCCGCCTTCCTCCCCGAGGATGGCGTCGTCGGGGTGCCCGACGCGCAGCGCGTCGACGATGAGGCGCTCGCTCGCGCGGTCGGCAGCCGTCGCGAGGTCGGTTCGCGAGCTCTTGCGCGTCGCCGCCCGGCCGAGGCCTCCCTGGGCGCCCGCGGGCTCGGCCGCCTCGGCGAGGAGCCGCCCGGCACGCCGGGCGAGGTCCTCGGCGAAGGCCGCCTCGCCGGCGAGGGTCGCGGCGTCGGCGGTCATCGGCGCACCCGGCGCGCTGCCCGGTGCTCGCGCCCGCGGGCCGCCCGCCGGTTCCGGTCCGCCAGGCGCGCGACGAGGATCTCGAGCACCGCCTCGGGCGGCAGGCCGGAGCGGCCGCGCAGGTCGAGGTCGGCCGCCGCGAGGAGGCGAATGGCGTCCGCCACGCCCTCGTGGCCGAGGCGGCGCGCCTGCTCGAGCGCCTTGCGCGCGGGGAACGGCGAGAGACGCGTGAGCGCGGCCGCCGCCCGCTCGTCGGGCACCTCGGCGCCGTCGAGGCGGAGCATCGCGCCGTAGTGGCGGTGGAGCGTCGCGACCAGCGCGAGGGGCGCGCGCCCGCCCGCGCCGAGGAGGCGGTCGAGCGCCTCGAGGGCCCCGGGCAGGTCGCCCCGGTCGATCGCGTCGGTGAGCTCCCACGGGGCGACGCCACCCGCCTCGCCGAGGAACGGCTCGAGCTCGTCCGCCGCGATCGTCGCCCCGGGACCGAAGGCCGCCTCGAGGCTCGCGAGCAGGCCCTCGAGGCGGTCGAGGTCCTCGCCGAGGTGCGCCTGGAGCAGGGCCGCGGCCGGCGGCTCGAGCCGCACGGCGGCGGCGCTGAGGTGCTCGTCGAACCAGGCGCGACGCCGGGCGCCGCTCGGCGCGCCGGCGTCGACCACGACCCCGACCTCGCGGACGCGGCGCGCGAGCGGCGCCGGCGCAGGCCGGCCGGGGAAGGCGAGGACGAGGACGGTGCTCTCGAGCGGACTGGCGAGGTAGTCGAGGAGCTCGCCGACCTGCGCGCTCGACAGGCGGCTGGCGTCCGAGACGACCACGACGCGCGCGGCGGCGAAGAGCGGGGGGGTGCGGCAGGCGTCGAGGACCGGCGCGATCGACAGGTCCTCCTCCAGACCCGCGCCGGCGTACTCCTCGAGCGCACAGGCGCCGCCTTCGGCCGAGGCGAGCGAGTCGACGAGGGCGCGCAGCTCCTGGCCGACGAGGCCGGCGTCCTCGGGCGTCGACCCCTGCACGAGGTAGCAGGGGAAGGGTCGCCCGCTCGCGTCGAGCGCCGGGGCGTTCACGCCTCGAGCACGGCGGCGAGCAGGTCGACGACGCGCCGCGCTCCCGCGACGTCGTGGACGCGCACGACTCGGCAGCCGCGCGCGACGCCGAGCGCGACGGCCGCGAGGGTCGCCTCCCGACGCTCGTCGACGGCGAGCGAGAGGAGCTCGCCGAGGAAGTCCTTGTTCGACGCGGACAGGAGGAGGGGCTGCCCGAGTCCCGCGAGGCGGTCCGAGGCGCGCAGGAGCTCGAGGGACTGGCCGGCGCGCTTGCCGAGGTCGAGGCCGGCGTCGAGGATGACCGACTCCCGGCCGATGCCGGCCCGCAGCGCCCGCTCGAGGCGGTCGAGGAGGAACGACTCGACCGCCGAGACGACGTCGCCCCCCTCGTAGACGGGGTCGGGATCGGGGACGCGCGGGGCGAGGCGGATGTGGGTGGCGACCACCGCGGCGCCGGCCGCGGCCGCGGCCGGGAGGTAGCCGGGATCGGCGAAGCCGCTGATGTCGTTGCCGAGCGAGGCGCCCGCGGCGAAGGCGGCCGCGGCCACCTCGGCCCGCCAGGTGTCCACCGACACCGCCACGTCGAAGCGGGCCGTGATCGCCTCGACGGTCGGGACGACCCGGTCGAGCTCCTCGGTGACGCCGACGGGGTCGCCCTCGCCGGCCTTCACGCCGCCGACGTCGATGATGTCGGCCCCCGAGGCGACGAGCTGCTCGCAGCGCTCGAGGGCGGCGTCGAGGGCGAAGGTGGCGCCGCGGTCGAAGAAGGAGTCGGGCGTCCGGTTGACGATCCCCATGACGAGGGCGCGCGTCGTCACGTCGAAGCGGCGCTCGCGAAGCGTCACGAAGATCGGCGCGCCCGGGCGCACGACGCCGAGGTCGGCGTGCCGCACGACCTAGAACAGCCGGGAGGCGAGCGCCCGGCGGAAGCGCTCGCGGCGGGGGTCCGCCGGATCGAGGGTCTCGAGGACGTCGAGGTACTCCTGGCGTGCGGCGTCGTCCTCCTTGACGCGCTCGAGCAGGTGCTCGAGGCGCTCGGTGACGTCGGCGCCGGCGCCGTCGCCGGCCCCGGCCGCTCGCAGGCGCGCGAGCGCGGCGATGCGCCGGGTCTCGGCGGTCTCGGGGATGCGCTCGAGGAGCCGCAGCGCCTCGGCGCCCTCGCCGCGCTCGACGAGGAGCTCGGCGAGGGCGCGCACCGCTCCGGCGTGGTCGGGCTCGAGCTCGAGCGCCCGGCGCAGCGAGGCCTCGTCCCCCGCGGCGACGAGCGCGTCGGCCTCGCTCGGCGGCGGTGCGAGGCGGGCGACGAACTCGCGCACGGCGGACTCGGGGAGCGCGCCGATGAAGCCGTCGACGACGCGGCGGTCGCGCAGCGCGTACACCGCCGGGATCGACTGCACCTGGAAGCTCGCGGCGACCTGGGGGTTGTCGTCCACGTTCACCTTCGCGAGCGCGACCGCGCCGCCCGTCTCCTCGACGACGCGCTCGAGGATCGGGCCGAGGGTCCGGCACGGCCCGCACCAGGGCGCCCACAGGTCGACGACGACGGGCCGGCTCTCGGAGGCCGCCATGACGTCGCGCTCGAAGGTTGCGTCGGTGACGTCGATGCTCATCACGACGACCCTACCGTCTCGAGCCGTCCGGCGAGCGGCCCCGGGGCGACGACCTACACGACGAAGTACTTGGCCTGCGGGTGGTGGCAGACGATCGCCAGCGTCGTCTGCTCGGGCTCGAGCTGGAAGCCCTCGCTCACCGACACGCCGATGCGGCCGGCGTCGAGGAGGGACACGACCTTCGCGTTGTCCTCGAGGTCGGGGCACGCCGGGTAGCCGAAGGAGTAGCGGCCGCCGCGGTAGCGCTGGCGGAACAGACCGGCGAGCGTCGGGCCGTCCTCGTCGGCGAAGCCCCACTCCTCGCGGATGCGGCGGTGCCAGTACTCGGCGAGCGCCTCGGTCATCTCGACCGACAGCCCGTGGACCGAGACGTAGTCGACGTAGCGGTTCGCCCGGAACAGCTCCTGGGCGTAGCGGGTCGCCCGCTCGCCCATCGTCACGACGAAGAAGGCGGCGTAGTCGACCTCGCCCGAGTCGGCGGGGCGGAAGAAGTCGGCGATGCAGTAGTGGGGCGCCTGGCGCTGGCGCGGCAGGTGGAAGCGGACGAGCTCGCTCGAGCGCGTCGAGTCGGCGAACACGACGAGGTCGTTGCCCTCGGCGTGGACGGCGAAGTAGCCCCAGGCGACCTGGGGGACGAGGTAGCCGGTCGACCTCGCCTCGTCGAGGCGGCGGCGCAGCTCGGCGCGCACGCGCGTCTTGAACTCGGCGTCGCTCTCCCCTCGCTCGGGCCGGTAGCCCCACTGGTTGCGGAAGAGCGCCGTCTCGTTCAGGTAGGCGGCGACGTCGTCGAGCGCGATCCCCTTGGCGACCCGCGTCCCGAGGAAGGGAGGGGTGAACACCGGGTTGTCGGTGGCCACCTCGCTCGAGCGCTCGGGGAGCGACGCCGGGTCGACGTCGGCGAGCAGCTCGCTGCGCCGCGGCGGGAGCCTGCGTCCGGTGCGCTCGGTCCCGAAGGTCGGGTCGTCGAAGCCGCGCGCCTTGTGCTCCATGATCTGCTCGAGCGTGCGGAGACCCTCGAAGGCGTCCCTGCCGTAGAAGACGCGGCCCTTGTACACGGCGCGCAGGTCTCGCTCCACGTAGCTGCGCGTCAGCGCCGCCCCGCCGAGCAGGACGGGGAGGTCGTGGCGACCCCGGCGATTCATCTCCTCGAGGTTCTCGCGCATGACGAGGGTCGACTTCACGAGCAGGCCGCTCATGCCGATCGCGTCGGCGCCCACCTCGTCCGCCTTGTCGAGCATGTCGGCGATCGGCACCTTGATGCCGAGGTTGTGCACCTCGTAGCCGTTGTTCGTGAGGATGATGTCGACCAGGTTCTTGCCGATGTCGTGGACGTCGCCCTTCACGGTGGCGAGCACGATCCGGCCCCGGCCGCGCTCCGCGGCGCGCGCCATGTGGGGCTCGAGGTGGGCCACCGCGGCCTTCATCGTCTCGGCCGACTGGAGCACGAAGGGCAGCTGCATCTCGCCGGAGGCGAACAGGTCGCCGACGGTCTTCATGCCGGCGAGGAGGATGTCGTTCACGATCGCGAGCGCGTCGAGCCCGCTCGCGAGGGCCTCGTCGAGGTCGGCTTCGAGGCCGTTGCGGTCGCCGTCCACGATGCGCTGGGCGAGCCGGCGCTCCACGGGCCAGCCGCTGCGGTCCTCGGCCGCGGCCGTCGGGCCCGCCACGCCGGCGAAGAGCTCGATGAGCGCGCCGAGGGGGTCGTAGCCGTCTCGGCGCCGGTCGTAGACGAGGTCGAGGCAGACCTCGCGGGCACGCTCGTCGATCCGGTGCAGCGGCAGGATCCTCGCCGCGTGGACGATCGCCGCGTCGAGGCCCGCCTCGACGCACTCGTGGAGGAAGACGGAGTTGAGCACCTGGCGCGCCGCGGGGGAGAGCCCGAAGGAGACGTTGGACAGCCCGATGATCGTGTGGGTGCCGGGGAGCTCGGCCTTGATGCGCCGGATCGCCTCGATCGTCTCGAGCCCGTCGCGCCGGCTCTCCGCCATGCCCGTCGAGAGCGGCAGCGCGAGGGGGTCGAAGAAGAGGTCCTCGGGCTCGAGCCCGTAGCGCCCGAGCGCGAGGTCGTAGATGGCCCGCGCGGCGCGCAGCTTCCACTCGGCGGTGCGGGCCTGGCCCTCCTCGTCGATGCACGTGCACACGACGGCCGCACCGTGCTCGCGCGCGAGCGAGAGGAAGGCGTCGAGACGCGTCCCGGGGCCGCCTCCCTCCTCGAGGTTGACCGAGTTGATGATGCAGCGCCCGCCGAGCCACTCGAGCGCGCTGCGCACGACCGGTGCCTCGGTGGAGTCGATCATGACCGGCACGGAGGACTGGGTGGCGAGGCGGCGGGCGACCTCGCCCATGTCGGCGACGCCGTCGGCGCCCGTGTAGTCGACGCACACGTCGATGACGTGCGCCCCCTCGCGCACCTGGTCGCGTGCCATCGCCGTGGTCGTGTCCCAGTCCCCGGCGAGCATCGCCTCGCGGAAGCGCTTCGAGCCGTTCGCGTTCGTCCGCTCGCCGACGACGAGGACCGACTGGTCCTGCGCGAAGGGGACGAAGCTGTAGAGGGACGAGGCACCCGGCTCGTGGTCGACGTCCCGTCTGGGCGGGACGAGGCCGAAGCAGGCGTCGACGACCGCGGCGAGGTGCTCGGGGCGCGACCCGCAGCAGCCGCCGACGACGCTCACGCCGAGCTCGGCGATGAAGGCGCGCAGGTGCTCGGCGAGCGCCTCGGGCGTGAGGTCGTAGTGCATGCGGCCGTCGACGACCTGGGGCAGGCCGGCGTTCGGCATCGCCGAGAGGGCGGGGCGCGCGTGCCGGGCGAGGTAGCGCAGTGGCTCGTACATCTCGGCGGGACCGGTCGCGCAGTTGATGCCCACGACGTCGGGCCGCATCGCCTCGAGGGCGCAGAGCGCGGCGGCGATCTCGGTGCCGAGGAGCATCCTGCCGGTGAGCTCGACGGTGACCTGGACCTGGAGGGGCACGCGCCTGCCGACGCCGGCCATGGCCCGCCGGCACGCGACGATGGCGGCCTTCGCCGCGAGCACGTCGAAGGAGGTCTCGACGAGCAGGAGGTCCACGCCGCCCTCGAGCAGGCCGCGGGCGAGGACCTCGTAGCCGTCCCGCAGCTCGGCGAAGGGGATCTGCGCGAGGGTCGGGGACTTCGTCCCGGGTCCCATGCTGCCGGCGACGAACCGCCGCCGGTCGGGCGTCGAGTAGCCGTGCGCGACCTCGCGCGCCACCT encodes:
- a CDS encoding inorganic diphosphatase, producing MPGPPGRAEEGTVEFDVVIEIPKGQRNKYEVDHSTGRIRLDRTLFTSMVYPSDYGFVEGTLGRDDDPLDALVLVEEPTFPGCVVRARAVALFKMTDEKGPDDKLVCVPAGDPRYDGVRDLADIPAFERDRIQHFFETYKALEPGKHVEGATWLGRAEAEAELEAGTARHRAH
- a CDS encoding inositol monophosphatase family protein, with product MTADAATLAGEAAFAEDLARRAGRLLAEAAEPAGAQGGLGRAATRKSSRTDLATAADRASERLIVDALRVGHPDDAILGEEGGELVGRSGRTWVVDPLDGTTNFVYAYPAWAVSIALVDESGPLLGVVHDPTHDETFCATRGGGATLNGRPLAARRAPALAEALVGTGFSYDAEARAAQGRLVARVAGAVRDLRRSGAASLDLCYVAAGRLDAYYEAHLKPWDSAAGLLVAREAGARSAEVRGLGVPEETLVVAADGLLEPLLALLREAAAS
- the holA gene encoding DNA polymerase III subunit delta, which translates into the protein MNAPALDASGRPFPCYLVQGSTPEDAGLVGQELRALVDSLASAEGGACALEEYAGAGLEEDLSIAPVLDACRTPPLFAAARVVVVSDASRLSSAQVGELLDYLASPLESTVLVLAFPGRPAPAPLARRVREVGVVVDAGAPSGARRRAWFDEHLSAAAVRLEPPAAALLQAHLGEDLDRLEGLLASLEAAFGPGATIAADELEPFLGEAGGVAPWELTDAIDRGDLPGALEALDRLLGAGGRAPLALVATLHRHYGAMLRLDGAEVPDERAAAALTRLSPFPARKALEQARRLGHEGVADAIRLLAAADLDLRGRSGLPPEAVLEILVARLADRNRRAARGREHRAARRVRR
- the folP gene encoding dihydropteroate synthase, with translation MRHADLGVVRPGAPIFVTLRERRFDVTTRALVMGIVNRTPDSFFDRGATFALDAALERCEQLVASGADIIDVGGVKAGEGDPVGVTEELDRVVPTVEAITARFDVAVSVDTWRAEVAAAAFAAGASLGNDISGFADPGYLPAAAAAGAAVVATHIRLAPRVPDPDPVYEGGDVVSAVESFLLDRLERALRAGIGRESVILDAGLDLGKRAGQSLELLRASDRLAGLGQPLLLSASNKDFLGELLSLAVDERREATLAAVALGVARGCRVVRVHDVAGARRVVDLLAAVLEA
- a CDS encoding tetratricopeptide repeat protein, with the protein product MSIDVTDATFERDVMAASESRPVVVDLWAPWCGPCRTLGPILERVVEETGGAVALAKVNVDDNPQVAASFQVQSIPAVYALRDRRVVDGFIGALPESAVREFVARLAPPPSEADALVAAGDEASLRRALELEPDHAGAVRALAELLVERGEGAEALRLLERIPETAETRRIAALARLRAAGAGDGAGADVTERLEHLLERVKEDDAARQEYLDVLETLDPADPRRERFRRALASRLF
- the metH gene encoding methionine synthase is translated as MSGYLELLRERAVIFDGATGTNLQLRGLGPDDFGGAAYEGCNELLVATRPDVVADLHRSFLEVGVDAVETNSFGALPHVLAEYGIAHRAEELARRAAEVAREVAHGYSTPDRRRFVAGSMGPGTKSPTLAQIPFAELRDGYEVLARGLLEGGVDLLLVETSFDVLAAKAAIVACRRAMAGVGRRVPLQVQVTVELTGRMLLGTEIAAALCALEAMRPDVVGINCATGPAEMYEPLRYLARHARPALSAMPNAGLPQVVDGRMHYDLTPEALAEHLRAFIAELGVSVVGGCCGSRPEHLAAVVDACFGLVPPRRDVDHEPGASSLYSFVPFAQDQSVLVVGERTNANGSKRFREAMLAGDWDTTTAMARDQVREGAHVIDVCVDYTGADGVADMGEVARRLATQSSVPVMIDSTEAPVVRSALEWLGGRCIINSVNLEEGGGPGTRLDAFLSLAREHGAAVVCTCIDEEGQARTAEWKLRAARAIYDLALGRYGLEPEDLFFDPLALPLSTGMAESRRDGLETIEAIRRIKAELPGTHTIIGLSNVSFGLSPAARQVLNSVFLHECVEAGLDAAIVHAARILPLHRIDERAREVCLDLVYDRRRDGYDPLGALIELFAGVAGPTAAAEDRSGWPVERRLAQRIVDGDRNGLEADLDEALASGLDALAIVNDILLAGMKTVGDLFASGEMQLPFVLQSAETMKAAVAHLEPHMARAAERGRGRIVLATVKGDVHDIGKNLVDIILTNNGYEVHNLGIKVPIADMLDKADEVGADAIGMSGLLVKSTLVMRENLEEMNRRGRHDLPVLLGGAALTRSYVERDLRAVYKGRVFYGRDAFEGLRTLEQIMEHKARGFDDPTFGTERTGRRLPPRRSELLADVDPASLPERSSEVATDNPVFTPPFLGTRVAKGIALDDVAAYLNETALFRNQWGYRPERGESDAEFKTRVRAELRRRLDEARSTGYLVPQVAWGYFAVHAEGNDLVVFADSTRSSELVRFHLPRQRQAPHYCIADFFRPADSGEVDYAAFFVVTMGERATRYAQELFRANRYVDYVSVHGLSVEMTEALAEYWHRRIREEWGFADEDGPTLAGLFRQRYRGGRYSFGYPACPDLEDNAKVVSLLDAGRIGVSVSEGFQLEPEQTTLAIVCHHPQAKYFVV